A stretch of the Lepidochelys kempii isolate rLepKem1 chromosome 15, rLepKem1.hap2, whole genome shotgun sequence genome encodes the following:
- the PEBP1 gene encoding phosphatidylethanolamine-binding protein 1, producing the protein MALGPGPWDGPLSLGEVEQRPAQPLRVRYGAAAAIDELGQVLTPTQVQNCPTSIEWDGCDPQKLYTLVLTDPDAPSRKDPKFREWHHFLVVNMKGNDISSGCVLSDYVGSGPPKGTGLHRYVWLVYEQPQPLNCNEPILTNRSGDKRGKFQVASFRKKYKLGNPVAGTCYQAEWDSYVPKLYEQLSGK; encoded by the exons ATGGCGCTGGGGCCGGGGCCGTGGGACGGGCCGCTGAGCCTGGGCGAGGTGGAGCAGCGGCCGGCGCAGCCCCTGCGCGTGCGGTACGGGGCGGCGGCGGCGATAGACGAGCTGGGCCAAGTGCTGacccccacccag GTTCAGAACTGCCCAACCAGCATTGAGTGGGATGGCTGTGATCCACAGAAACTCTACACCTTGGTTCTCACTGACCCAGATGCTCCAAGCAGGAAGGATCCAAAGTTCAG GGAATGGCATCACTTCTTGGTTGTCAACATGAAAGGAAATGACATCAGCAGTGGGTGTGTCCTTTCTGATTATGTTGGTTCTGGGCCACCCAAAGGGACAG GACTTCACCGGTACGTGTGGCTGGTCTACGAACAGCCGCAGCCACTGAACTGCAACGAACCCATCCTCACAAACCGATCTGGTGACAAACGTGGGAAGTTCCAAGTGGCATCTTTCCGCAAAAAGTACAAGCTGGGAAACCCAGTGGCTGGCACGTGCTATCAGGCAGAGTGGGATAGCTATGTGCCCAAACTTTACGAGCAGCTGTCTGGGAAGTAG